In Longimicrobiaceae bacterium, one genomic interval encodes:
- a CDS encoding P-II family nitrogen regulator translates to MKLIVAIVRPEKLHDVLEALFRAEVRGLTVSNVRGHGGEMEQVETYRGMTVKVELHDKVRLEIGVSDSFVDRTVEAILTSARTGEVGDGKVFVLPVSKVYRIRTGEEDTAAVTPHSMLSGAASS, encoded by the coding sequence ATGAAGCTCATCGTTGCCATCGTTCGCCCCGAGAAGCTCCACGACGTGCTCGAGGCACTATTCCGCGCAGAGGTCCGTGGCCTGACCGTCTCCAACGTGCGCGGCCACGGCGGTGAGATGGAGCAGGTGGAGACCTATCGGGGGATGACCGTGAAGGTGGAGTTGCACGACAAGGTGAGGCTGGAGATCGGTGTGTCCGATTCCTTCGTCGACCGCACCGTCGAAGCGATCCTGACCAGCGCCCGAACGGGCGAGGTGGGGGATGGGAAGGTGTTCGTGCTGCCCGTCTCCAAGGTGTACCGGATCCGCACCGGGGAGGAGGACACAGCCGCGGTCACGCCGCACAGCATGCTGTCGGGCGCCGCATCCTCTTGA
- a CDS encoding homoserine kinase, which yields MTAVPELQDDRPTSAGTAATPSRPARLGGPPALRSQVELYDENDQPIERTRPTTATAFAPAGVGNVAVGFDLLGHALEAVGDRVQVSRLDRPLVEIVDIIGCEEPLPRDPARNTATAGLLTLIEALDLPFGFAVTVEKAIPLGSGMGGSAASAVGALVAANALLEEPLTLDELLRFALVGESVASGSPHADNLAPCLFGGLTLVRGLEFPDVLQIPVPEEIRCVLVHPHLRLDTRDARAVLPRSISLELHVEQAGNLAGFIHGCFTNDLELIRRSFHDLIAEPHRERLIPGFPEARKAALEAGALGCSISGAGPSVFAWCAGEPAAATVREALTSAFTTAGITSDAWVSPVNAPGAYVVERA from the coding sequence ATGACCGCCGTGCCTGAGCTCCAGGACGACAGGCCAACCTCAGCAGGGACCGCCGCGACCCCGTCGCGGCCGGCGAGGCTCGGCGGTCCACCTGCCCTGAGGAGCCAGGTCGAGCTCTACGACGAAAACGACCAGCCCATCGAGCGCACTCGTCCCACCACGGCCACGGCCTTCGCTCCCGCGGGAGTCGGCAACGTGGCGGTGGGCTTCGACCTGTTGGGCCACGCCCTGGAAGCGGTCGGGGACCGGGTGCAGGTGAGCCGCCTGGATCGCCCGCTGGTGGAAATCGTCGACATCATCGGGTGCGAGGAGCCCCTTCCGCGCGATCCGGCGCGTAACACGGCGACGGCCGGTCTGCTCACGCTCATCGAGGCACTCGACCTCCCCTTCGGCTTCGCGGTTACCGTCGAGAAGGCGATTCCCCTCGGATCGGGAATGGGGGGATCGGCCGCGTCAGCGGTCGGTGCGCTCGTCGCCGCCAATGCCCTGCTCGAGGAGCCGCTGACCCTGGACGAGCTGCTCCGCTTCGCCCTCGTCGGCGAATCCGTTGCCAGCGGCAGCCCGCACGCGGACAACCTGGCCCCCTGTCTCTTTGGTGGACTCACCCTCGTCCGGGGGCTGGAGTTTCCCGACGTGCTCCAGATTCCCGTTCCGGAAGAGATTCGGTGCGTGCTCGTTCACCCTCACCTGCGCCTCGACACCAGGGACGCGCGGGCGGTGCTGCCCCGGAGCATCTCGCTGGAGCTGCATGTCGAGCAGGCGGGGAACCTGGCCGGCTTCATTCACGGGTGCTTCACCAACGACCTCGAGCTGATCCGCCGCTCGTTCCACGACCTGATCGCGGAGCCGCACCGCGAACGGCTCATTCCCGGCTTCCCGGAGGCCCGTAAGGCGGCACTGGAGGCGGGCGCGCTCGGCTGCTCTATCTCCGGTGCCGGCCCGAGCGTCTTTGCCTGGTGCGCCGGCGAGCCGGCTGCGGCCACGGTTCGTGAGGCCCTGACCAGCGCCTTCACTACCGCGGGGATCACCTCGGATGCCTGGGTCTCCCCGGTCAACGCGCCGGGAGCGTACGTGGTGGAGCGAGCTTGA